DNA sequence from the bacterium genome:
AATTACAGTTATAAAATTGTTTTAAAAACCGATAAGGACGTTCCTGTCGAAAAATATATAACAGCTGACAATAAAATAGTTATAGACCTCAAAAATACAAGATCTGCGGAATTTGTGAACACAATTTATAACAATAGTCCCGAAATTGATAATGTTATGGTGCAGCCTATCGCAAATGACAAAGTAAGAGTTTTTATACAGGGGTTAAATATTTCTTCAAGCAAAATTATTCTTGATTCAAGAACTGATTCACTTGATTTTATGGGGGATAACAGTTCTGCAATTCCGGCAAATACAAACAACGTTTCTGCTCTTAAAACAGAAATTGCTGAGCCTGCTCAAAATGTTCAGCAAGAGGAACCTCTTCCCGTTATTAATTTAGGGGAAAAAAGCAAAACAGACTTAAAAACAACAGCGCAGGAATCAGTAAGACCTCAATATTTGGAAAATAATTTACAGACAGCCGATAATAATTCTCCTAATCAGGAAAATAACATTGAAACTGTTAAAAATTCTATGATAGGAAATGCATCTTTGAAAAAAATATTCAGTAAAGAAGGTTTTGACTGGCTTTTAAGAATATTTGCCGTTGTCTTTATTGCAATAGGTATGTTCAAACTGCTTAGTAAGCCTAAAAATGTTACTATTGAGCTTGCTTCAGAGAAGATGAAAACAAGAGAAATGGATCTTTACAGAACAGTCGCCGAAAGAAAGGAACTTGTTTCCAGAAGTCTTGGAAGTAATTATACAAAAGAAAAACAGGTTAAAAATCACGCTTACGGAGCAAATTCTCAGTATGGTATAAAAGAGTACCAGAACAGTCAGCTTCCTCCGCAAAGATTAAGCCGTCCTGTAGATACAGATATCAACAGAGCTGTTAATAGAAAACCTTCAACACAGCAGTTAAATGCGGCTTTGAAAACAACAAGAACAGTAGCAGATGTCAGAAAACCTGTTGTGAACAACTCAAGAATAAGCCAGAAAGAAATAAAAACAGCGAAAACCAATGTAGATAATATAAAATTTCTTGAAAATATGGCTGCAATTTATCAAAAAAGCGGTAGAACCGATCTGGCTCAAAATATAAGACAAAAAATACAAAGCACCAGAGCAGCCGGCTAAAAAATTAACAAATAAGAGCAAAATTAATTATAATTGGTAAAAATAATAGAAAAAGATGTAACAAATAAAAAATCTTTATGTTTAGCTTAACTTAAAGTGACAGTTAAAAATATTTGTTACCTGCTTGAGAGAGAGTGAGAAATTTAAATGCAAAATTTATACGCATTATTTACAGGAATAGTTGTCGGAGCTTTTTTTACTTTTTTCAAAGTGCCTATCCCTGCCCCACCAACGTTAGCAGGGGTTTTGAGCATAATTGGGGTTTATTTGGGGTATATTATAATTCGTTTTTTTATTAAGGGTTAAAAATTTATGGAAAATACAAAAAAAGACAAAGAAGAACATTGCTGTTCTGGGAGTTTTTACAATTCTTTTCTTTCTCAGCGGGAAAAAGAAAATTTTATGCAAAGGGCTATAGAGCTTTCTAATTTTGGCATGGAAAATAATTATGGCGGTCCTTTTGGTG
Encoded proteins:
- a CDS encoding AMIN domain-containing protein, giving the protein MNKTKLKNLAVIIFCTAFVSLIMFVVPVYAFDGATLSEIKISSKDNYSYKIVLKTDKDVPVEKYITADNKIVIDLKNTRSAEFVNTIYNNSPEIDNVMVQPIANDKVRVFIQGLNISSSKIILDSRTDSLDFMGDNSSAIPANTNNVSALKTEIAEPAQNVQQEEPLPVINLGEKSKTDLKTTAQESVRPQYLENNLQTADNNSPNQENNIETVKNSMIGNASLKKIFSKEGFDWLLRIFAVVFIAIGMFKLLSKPKNVTIELASEKMKTREMDLYRTVAERKELVSRSLGSNYTKEKQVKNHAYGANSQYGIKEYQNSQLPPQRLSRPVDTDINRAVNRKPSTQQLNAALKTTRTVADVRKPVVNNSRISQKEIKTAKTNVDNIKFLENMAAIYQKSGRTDLAQNIRQKIQSTRAAG
- a CDS encoding DUF1427 family protein, translated to MQNLYALFTGIVVGAFFTFFKVPIPAPPTLAGVLSIIGVYLGYIIIRFFIKG